One Halarcobacter ebronensis genomic window carries:
- the zwf gene encoding glucose-6-phosphate dehydrogenase yields MSAKNNLCDFILFGGHGDLAFRKLMPALYHLCKDGYLGENSRVITVSRRDISNEEHISLVKEKLIEFLPTKSFNEDDFSRFEKKLTLVTVDFAQNQGYEKLQKLLDEYDDRDRVNYLSTSPKFFGDICQQLFEYNLINENSRVVLEKPLGKDLKSSQAINQRVLEYFKEDQIYRIDHYLGKDTVQNIMALRFSNRLFMHLWSSNHIDHVQITVAESVGAEGRWDYYNEYGALRDMIQNHLMQLLCLIAMEPPCSLDANDTRDEKVKVLKTLRPITPAEIATKTVRAQYTAGSSMGELVSGYLDGEVKQSNTETYAAMRVDIDNWRWNGVPFYIRSGKRMQKRNSEIVIQFKTMPHSIFEKSNCCSIADNKLVIKLQPEESIELRLMNKIPGLSETMQLQEVNLELNAPHTDKRKPDAYERLILDVIRANPTLFMRLDEVEAAWKWADPILEGWESNLVPMKKYTAGSDGPTAAVQMIAHDGRSWNDE; encoded by the coding sequence ATGAGTGCAAAAAACAATTTATGTGATTTTATTCTGTTTGGTGGTCATGGGGATTTAGCCTTTAGAAAGTTAATGCCTGCTTTATATCACCTTTGCAAAGATGGATATTTAGGAGAGAATAGTAGAGTTATTACTGTTTCAAGAAGAGATATCTCAAATGAAGAGCATATCTCTTTAGTAAAAGAGAAACTAATAGAATTTTTGCCTACTAAAAGTTTCAATGAAGATGACTTTTCTAGATTTGAAAAAAAACTAACTTTGGTAACTGTTGATTTTGCCCAAAATCAAGGGTATGAAAAACTTCAAAAACTTCTTGATGAATACGATGATAGAGATAGGGTAAATTATCTTTCAACTTCACCAAAATTTTTTGGAGATATTTGCCAACAACTTTTTGAATACAATCTAATAAATGAAAATTCAAGGGTTGTTTTAGAAAAACCTTTAGGGAAAGATTTGAAATCTTCTCAAGCAATAAATCAAAGAGTATTGGAGTATTTCAAAGAGGATCAAATCTATAGAATTGACCACTACTTGGGTAAAGATACAGTTCAAAATATTATGGCTTTGAGATTTTCAAATAGACTTTTTATGCATTTATGGAGTTCAAATCATATTGACCATGTACAAATTACAGTTGCGGAGAGTGTTGGAGCTGAGGGAAGATGGGATTATTATAATGAGTATGGAGCTCTAAGGGATATGATACAAAACCATCTTATGCAACTTCTTTGTTTAATAGCTATGGAGCCACCATGTTCTCTTGATGCAAATGATACAAGGGATGAAAAAGTAAAAGTTTTAAAAACTTTAAGACCTATTACTCCTGCTGAAATTGCAACTAAAACGGTAAGAGCTCAATATACAGCTGGTTCATCTATGGGTGAGTTGGTTTCTGGATATTTAGATGGTGAAGTAAAACAAAGCAATACTGAAACCTATGCCGCAATGAGAGTAGATATTGATAATTGGAGATGGAATGGAGTTCCTTTTTATATAAGAAGTGGGAAAAGGATGCAAAAAAGAAACTCTGAAATTGTAATCCAGTTTAAAACTATGCCTCACTCAATTTTTGAAAAGAGCAACTGCTGTTCTATTGCTGACAATAAATTGGTAATTAAACTTCAACCTGAAGAGAGTATTGAACTTAGGCTTATGAATAAAATTCCAGGGCTTAGTGAAACAATGCAACTTCAAGAGGTAAATTTAGAACTTAATGCTCCCCACACAGACAAAAGAAAACCAGATGCCTATGAGAGACTTATTTTAGATGTAATTAGAGCAAATCCAACACTATTTATGAGACTTGATGAGGTGGAAGCAGCTTGGAAATGGGCTGACCCTATTTTAGAAGGTTGGGAGAGTAATTTGGTTCCAATGAAAAAATATACAGCAGGAAGTGATGGACCAACAGCAGCAGTACAGATGATTGCCCATGATGGAAGAAGTTGGAATGATGAATAA
- a CDS encoding glucose-6-phosphate isomerase, which translates to MLDFEHKFDAKIGKKAKESIKKSFSALQKERSSGKIGYYNLPENGFSLLEEVEKYKKTNEYLKENLIKDIVVIGIGGSSLGTKAVYELLKDQTKTDKKLYFLENVDPLDITRTLKKINKNRAMFIVISKSGSTIETTSIFKYIMEKYKLSFKSKSDMQRVVAITDNGSALSMLAEKNSIKQFNIPLNVGGRFSVLSAVGIVPLALANFDVNSLLKGAMAYVNSFFEGKENRLLEKAYFYSKVAKQYPINVMFTYSTLFTYFNQWYVQLWAESLGKIDKIGNSVGLTPIHLIGSVDQHSFLQLIIQGPKNKTVTVIKIEDFKKPIKVPKLNLDFLDKVDYINGHKFNTLLNAECDATYETIIDENIPADCITLDKITPENIGSLILYYELLTSAVGQFFEINTYDQPGVEFGKVKLVKKFTK; encoded by the coding sequence ATGCTAGATTTTGAACACAAGTTTGATGCAAAAATAGGGAAAAAAGCTAAAGAGAGTATAAAAAAGAGTTTTTCGGCACTGCAAAAGGAGAGGAGCTCTGGTAAGATAGGATATTACAATCTTCCTGAAAATGGTTTCTCTTTACTTGAAGAGGTTGAAAAGTATAAAAAAACAAATGAGTATTTAAAAGAGAACTTAATAAAAGATATTGTTGTTATTGGTATTGGTGGTTCTTCATTGGGTACAAAAGCAGTTTATGAGCTACTAAAAGATCAAACCAAAACAGATAAAAAGCTATATTTCCTTGAAAATGTAGATCCACTTGATATTACAAGAACACTAAAAAAAATAAATAAAAATAGAGCTATGTTTATAGTGATTTCAAAGTCTGGTTCAACTATTGAAACAACTTCTATTTTTAAATATATTATGGAAAAATATAAACTCTCTTTCAAAAGTAAAAGTGATATGCAAAGGGTTGTAGCTATTACAGATAATGGTTCAGCTTTATCAATGCTTGCTGAAAAAAATAGTATAAAACAGTTTAATATTCCACTAAATGTTGGAGGTAGATTTTCAGTACTTTCAGCTGTTGGGATAGTGCCTTTAGCTTTAGCAAATTTTGATGTAAATAGTCTTTTAAAAGGGGCAATGGCTTATGTAAACTCTTTTTTTGAAGGAAAAGAGAACAGACTTTTAGAGAAGGCATATTTTTATTCAAAAGTTGCAAAACAGTATCCAATAAATGTAATGTTTACTTATTCAACGCTTTTTACTTATTTTAACCAATGGTATGTGCAACTTTGGGCAGAGTCATTGGGGAAAATTGATAAAATTGGAAATAGTGTAGGACTTACACCTATTCATTTAATAGGTTCAGTTGATCAACACTCATTTTTACAGCTAATAATTCAAGGACCAAAAAATAAAACAGTTACAGTTATAAAAATAGAGGATTTTAAAAAGCCTATAAAAGTGCCAAAATTGAATCTAGACTTTTTAGATAAAGTTGATTATATAAACGGACATAAATTCAACACTCTTCTAAATGCAGAGTGTGACGCAACCTATGAAACTATTATTGATGAAAATATTCCTGCTGATTGTATAACATTAGATAAAATCACACCAGAAAATATTGGAAGTTTGATTTTGTATTATGAACTACTAACTTCAGCTGTTGGTCAATTTTTTGAAATAAATACTTATGACCAACCAGGTGTAGAGTTTGGGAAAGTTAAATTGGTTAAGAAGTTTACAAAATAG
- a CDS encoding saccharopine dehydrogenase family protein: MDKKGILIIGAGGVSRVATVKCAMNIDTFEKITLASRTLSKCEAIAADIKKNQGVEIGVAQVDADSVDSLVELINKLNPKVVLNVALPYQDLTIMDACTKCKVDYVDTANYEHPDEAKFEYKLQWARDEQFEEAGIKALLGSGFDPGVTGVYCAYAQQNLFDEIHYIDIMDCNAGDHGYPFATNFNPEINLREVSANGRYWEDGKWIETKPLEIRVEHDYPEVGVKPSYLLYHEELESLSKNIKGLKRIRFFMTFGDSYIQHMNCLQNVGMLGIEPVMHKGVEIIPIEFLTTLLPDPASLGPRTVGKTNIGCIIEGLKDGKKKKIYIYNVCDHQECYKETGAQAVSYTTGVPAMIGTKMLYKGIWDGKGVFNIEEFDAKPFMDELMTQGLPWKILELE; this comes from the coding sequence ATGGATAAAAAAGGTATTTTAATAATCGGTGCGGGTGGAGTAAGTAGAGTTGCCACAGTTAAGTGTGCTATGAATATTGATACATTCGAAAAAATAACACTAGCTTCTAGAACTTTATCAAAGTGCGAAGCAATCGCTGCAGATATTAAAAAGAACCAAGGTGTTGAGATTGGTGTTGCACAAGTTGACGCAGACAGCGTGGATAGTTTAGTAGAGTTAATCAACAAACTTAATCCAAAAGTTGTTTTAAATGTGGCACTTCCGTATCAAGATTTAACAATTATGGATGCTTGTACAAAATGTAAAGTTGATTATGTGGATACTGCAAACTATGAGCACCCAGATGAAGCTAAATTTGAGTACAAACTTCAATGGGCTAGGGATGAACAGTTTGAAGAAGCTGGAATTAAAGCACTTTTAGGAAGTGGTTTTGACCCAGGTGTTACAGGAGTTTATTGTGCTTATGCTCAACAAAATCTATTTGATGAGATTCATTATATAGACATTATGGATTGTAATGCAGGTGACCATGGATACCCTTTTGCAACAAACTTTAATCCAGAAATCAACTTAAGAGAAGTATCTGCAAATGGTAGATACTGGGAAGATGGAAAATGGATTGAGACTAAACCATTGGAAATAAGAGTTGAGCATGATTATCCAGAAGTTGGAGTAAAACCTTCATATTTACTATACCATGAAGAGTTAGAGTCATTATCAAAAAATATTAAAGGACTAAAAAGAATTAGATTCTTTATGACTTTTGGTGATTCTTATATCCAACATATGAACTGCCTACAAAATGTGGGAATGTTGGGAATTGAACCAGTAATGCACAAAGGTGTAGAGATTATTCCAATTGAGTTTTTAACTACACTTTTACCAGATCCTGCAAGCTTGGGTCCTAGAACAGTTGGTAAAACAAATATTGGTTGTATTATTGAAGGTTTAAAAGATGGTAAAAAGAAAAAAATCTACATCTATAATGTTTGTGACCATCAAGAGTGTTATAAAGAGACAGGAGCTCAAGCAGTTAGTTATACTACAGGAGTTCCTGCAATGATTGGAACAAAAATGCTTTATAAAGGTATTTGGGATGGTAAGGGAGTATTCAATATAGAAGAGTTTGATGCTAAACCATTTATGGATGAGTTGATGACTCAGGGGCTTCCTTGGAAAATATTAGAGCTAGAATAG
- the pgl gene encoding 6-phosphogluconolactonase, which translates to MMEEVGMMNNFKKFPSKEQLTDELASHIALILQEAIDEKGKTSLLLSGGNTPKEFFKKLSTFDIPWESVYIGLVDERWVPKEHKDSNELLVKEYLMQNNASKANFVGMYINDKEPNECEIVCSDKYKKMLYPFDLVVLGMGADSHTASLFPNNKKLKEAYDLENNSLCIAITPNDAPHKRMSLTLGAILSAKNIILHIEGKEKLKVYEEASKSNDILKNPISAVLNNTDSEVEVYYA; encoded by the coding sequence ATGATGGAAGAAGTTGGAATGATGAATAATTTTAAAAAATTTCCTTCAAAGGAGCAGTTAACAGATGAATTAGCCTCTCATATTGCTTTGATTTTACAAGAAGCAATTGATGAAAAAGGTAAAACTTCTCTTCTTTTATCAGGAGGAAATACTCCCAAAGAATTTTTTAAGAAGCTTTCAACTTTTGATATTCCTTGGGAGAGTGTTTATATTGGATTAGTAGATGAAAGATGGGTTCCAAAGGAGCATAAAGATAGTAATGAATTACTTGTAAAAGAGTATTTGATGCAAAACAATGCTTCAAAAGCAAATTTTGTGGGAATGTATATTAATGACAAAGAGCCAAATGAGTGTGAAATAGTTTGTTCAGATAAGTACAAAAAGATGCTTTATCCTTTTGATTTAGTTGTTTTGGGTATGGGTGCAGATTCCCATACTGCTTCCCTCTTTCCAAATAATAAAAAACTAAAAGAGGCTTATGATTTAGAAAACAACAGTTTATGTATAGCAATAACACCAAATGATGCACCCCATAAAAGAATGAGTCTAACATTAGGTGCAATTTTAAGTGCTAAAAATATTATCCTTCATATTGAGGGAAAAGAGAAGTTAAAGGTTTATGAAGAGGCTTCAAAGTCAAATGATATATTAAAAAATCCAATCAGTGCAGTACTAAACAACACTGATTCTGAGGTAGAGGTATATTACGCATGA
- the eda gene encoding bifunctional 4-hydroxy-2-oxoglutarate aldolase/2-dehydro-3-deoxy-phosphogluconate aldolase, with amino-acid sequence MNARDIMEISPIVPVIALEDEKDALPLAKALQKGGVNIMEITLRTPAGLKAIEIVSKELPSMNVGAGTVCNEEDLIKAKKAGAKFVFSPGISQELINASKKEEITLIPGVATASEVMLAQNNNIFYCKLFPATLSGGVEILKAFAGPFPKMNFCPTGGVNLNNLNDFLILKNVLCVGGTWFVPKDEIIINNFEEITSLCKEAINSIKV; translated from the coding sequence ATGAATGCAAGAGATATAATGGAGATTTCTCCTATTGTTCCAGTAATTGCGCTAGAAGATGAAAAAGATGCTCTACCTTTGGCAAAGGCTTTACAAAAGGGTGGAGTAAATATTATGGAGATAACTCTTAGAACACCAGCTGGTCTTAAAGCCATTGAAATAGTATCAAAAGAGCTTCCATCTATGAATGTTGGAGCAGGAACAGTTTGCAATGAAGAGGATTTGATAAAAGCAAAAAAAGCTGGGGCTAAATTTGTTTTCTCTCCAGGAATTTCTCAAGAGTTAATTAATGCTTCAAAAAAAGAGGAGATTACTCTTATTCCAGGTGTTGCAACAGCAAGTGAAGTTATGCTTGCTCAAAATAATAATATCTTTTACTGCAAACTTTTCCCTGCAACGCTAAGTGGTGGTGTTGAGATATTAAAAGCTTTTGCAGGACCTTTCCCAAAAATGAACTTTTGCCCAACAGGTGGAGTTAATTTAAATAATTTAAATGATTTTTTAATATTAAAGAATGTACTATGTGTAGGTGGAACATGGTTTGTTCCAAAAGATGAGATAATAATAAATAACTTTGAAGAGATAACATCTCTTTGCAAAGAAGCTATAAACAGCATTAAAGTTTAA
- the edd gene encoding phosphogluconate dehydratase, giving the protein MNRVVENVTNRVIERSKSSREIYLNRVSEAKKSGTNRQRVGCSNLAHAIAPLRSSEKKFMTAMQAPNIAIVTAYNDMLSAHEPYSVYPSLLKRTLLDNGATAQVAGGVPAMCDGVTQSQTGMELSLFSRDNIAMGTAIALSHNVYDGAFYLGVCDKIVPGLLIGALTFGHLPGIFVPAGPMPSGISNSQKAKIRQEYALGKIGKDKLLEAESASYHSSGTCTFYGTANSNQMLLEMMGLQLPNSSFVNTNTPLRDALTQEAAKRVLSLVEKKISIADIIDEKSFINAIIGLMATGGSSNHTIHLIAMAKAAGIVLTWDDFDDLSKVIPLLCKMYPNGSADVNHFREAGGMSVVISQLLNSGLVHNDIETIVGKGLGNFIVEPKLRGSYLLFEDGAKTSRDEEVVSSVEKPFSSEGGLKLLKGNIGRSIIKTSALKEEQMFIEAPALVFESQEQLQKEFKEGKLEKDFIAVVRFQGPKANGMPELHGLMPPLGALQDKGYKVAILTDGRMSGASGKVPSAIHLVPEASNGGVIAKIKSGDKIRFDIKNSEVTLLVEEEELNRRELLNLDLSKNRYGVGRELFSTIRANISSAEEGGSIFDLVGKERG; this is encoded by the coding sequence ATGAATAGAGTAGTTGAAAATGTAACAAACAGGGTTATTGAACGTTCAAAAAGTAGTAGAGAGATTTACCTAAATAGAGTAAGTGAAGCAAAAAAGAGTGGAACAAATAGACAAAGGGTAGGTTGCAGTAATTTAGCCCATGCAATTGCTCCTCTAAGAAGCAGCGAAAAAAAATTTATGACAGCAATGCAAGCTCCAAATATTGCAATTGTAACAGCATACAATGATATGTTATCTGCCCATGAACCTTATAGTGTTTATCCCTCTTTATTAAAAAGAACACTTTTGGATAATGGAGCAACTGCACAAGTTGCAGGTGGAGTTCCAGCTATGTGTGATGGGGTTACCCAATCACAAACAGGTATGGAGCTGTCTTTGTTTAGTAGAGATAATATTGCAATGGGTACAGCAATTGCCCTTTCACATAATGTTTATGATGGAGCTTTTTATTTAGGCGTTTGCGATAAAATTGTGCCTGGATTATTAATAGGAGCTCTGACTTTTGGTCATCTTCCTGGTATTTTTGTTCCAGCTGGCCCTATGCCTTCAGGTATTTCAAACTCTCAAAAAGCAAAAATTAGACAAGAGTATGCTCTTGGGAAAATTGGGAAAGATAAGCTTTTAGAGGCTGAATCAGCTTCATACCATAGTAGTGGAACTTGCACTTTTTATGGAACAGCAAACTCAAATCAAATGCTTTTGGAGATGATGGGTTTACAACTTCCAAATAGCTCTTTTGTTAATACAAATACTCCTTTAAGAGATGCTTTAACCCAAGAAGCTGCAAAAAGAGTTTTAAGTTTAGTTGAAAAGAAGATAAGTATTGCAGATATTATAGATGAGAAGAGTTTTATAAATGCAATTATAGGTCTTATGGCAACTGGTGGTTCTAGTAACCATACCATTCATCTAATAGCCATGGCAAAGGCTGCTGGAATAGTTCTAACTTGGGATGATTTTGATGATCTTTCAAAGGTTATTCCATTATTATGTAAAATGTATCCAAATGGAAGTGCAGATGTAAATCATTTCAGAGAAGCTGGTGGAATGAGTGTGGTTATTTCACAGCTTTTAAATAGTGGTTTAGTTCATAATGACATTGAAACAATAGTTGGTAAAGGTTTAGGAAACTTTATAGTTGAACCAAAACTAAGAGGTAGTTATCTTCTTTTTGAAGATGGAGCTAAAACATCAAGAGATGAAGAGGTTGTCTCAAGTGTAGAGAAACCTTTTTCAAGTGAGGGTGGACTTAAACTCTTAAAAGGAAATATTGGAAGAAGTATTATAAAAACATCAGCTCTAAAAGAGGAACAGATGTTTATAGAAGCTCCTGCTCTTGTTTTTGAATCACAAGAACAACTTCAAAAAGAGTTCAAAGAGGGAAAACTTGAAAAAGATTTTATAGCAGTTGTACGATTTCAAGGTCCAAAAGCAAATGGGATGCCAGAACTTCATGGACTTATGCCACCACTTGGAGCTTTGCAAGATAAAGGTTATAAAGTAGCAATATTAACAGATGGAAGAATGTCAGGAGCTTCGGGGAAAGTTCCTTCTGCTATTCATTTAGTTCCAGAGGCTTCAAATGGTGGAGTAATAGCAAAAATAAAAAGTGGGGATAAAATTAGATTTGATATAAAAAACTCTGAAGTTACTCTTTTGGTGGAAGAAGAGGAGTTAAATAGAAGAGAGCTTTTAAATTTAGATTTGTCAAAAAATAGATATGGGGTTGGAAGAGAACTCTTTTCAACAATTAGAGCCAATATTTCAAGTGCGGAAGAGGGTGGTTCAATCTTTGATTTAGTAGGTAAGGAGAGAGGATGA
- a CDS encoding SatD family protein, translating to MSRYFILMGDIKNSRKFDSNELSKIMIDIISNSQKKFENSTLSKLEVKVGDDFQVVMKDIKTLLQMLFYLDISFLSKNIECRFALGYGTISGEINKNDHSRMLGSGLTNINEILDKKEKKYSFYIEDEIYKTILLNSIGTLLEDCLSNLTDKQKDFLYYKVVQNKNLKEIEELMHIKQRAVYYFAERSKYILVTNIFEHIELSFENDTKKLEKTYFKDLNLERGNSIE from the coding sequence ATGAGTAGATACTTTATATTAATGGGTGACATAAAAAATAGTAGAAAATTTGATTCAAATGAATTGTCAAAAATTATGATAGATATTATTTCTAATTCACAGAAAAAATTTGAAAATAGTACTCTTTCAAAATTAGAAGTTAAAGTTGGAGATGATTTTCAAGTTGTAATGAAAGATATTAAGACTCTTTTACAGATGCTTTTTTATTTAGATATCTCATTTTTATCAAAAAATATAGAGTGCCGTTTTGCGTTGGGTTATGGAACTATTTCTGGAGAAATAAATAAAAATGACCACTCTAGAATGTTGGGCTCAGGATTAACAAATATAAATGAAATTTTAGATAAAAAAGAAAAAAAATACAGCTTTTATATTGAAGATGAAATTTATAAAACTATATTGCTAAATAGTATAGGAACTCTTTTGGAAGATTGTTTATCAAACTTAACAGATAAACAAAAAGATTTTTTATATTATAAAGTTGTTCAAAATAAAAATTTAAAAGAGATAGAAGAGTTAATGCATATAAAACAAAGAGCAGTATATTATTTTGCCGAGAGATCTAAATATATTTTAGTGACAAATATATTTGAGCATATAGAATTATCATTTGAAAATGACACTAAAAAATTAGAAAAGACCTATTTTAAAGATTTAAATCTAGAGAGAGGAAATAGTATTGAATAA
- a CDS encoding sensor histidine kinase: MSNKTYLELAKEQLTSPLDYILNSAKRLQITNCKETINAIGEEIKIEIDNINFQINNISYLEQIDHSKLELKRNSVDFDRLINKVLDDILHLTKIRQIKIEIDSHKSNEFSSDLKMLYTILVNLIANAIEFSYNNTTIHVVLFEGHDNFKFIVKNDGRGIKNEISNKIFDKFYQSNDRVIRIQKTQGLGLFVIKNLVDFLQGSIEFDSKENGTTIFEITLPKL; the protein is encoded by the coding sequence ATGAGTAATAAAACATATTTAGAGTTGGCAAAAGAGCAATTGACTTCGCCATTAGACTACATTTTAAATAGTGCAAAAAGATTGCAAATAACAAATTGTAAAGAGACAATCAATGCAATTGGTGAAGAGATAAAAATTGAAATAGATAATATTAATTTTCAAATAAATAATATCTCATATTTAGAGCAAATTGATCACTCAAAGTTAGAGTTAAAAAGAAACAGTGTTGATTTTGATAGATTGATTAATAAAGTCTTAGATGATATATTACATCTTACAAAAATTAGACAAATAAAGATTGAAATTGATAGTCATAAAAGCAATGAGTTCTCTTCTGATCTAAAGATGCTTTACACAATTTTAGTAAATCTTATTGCAAATGCAATAGAGTTTTCATACAATAACACAACAATTCATGTTGTACTTTTTGAAGGACATGACAACTTCAAATTTATTGTAAAAAATGATGGCAGAGGTATAAAAAATGAGATTTCAAATAAAATCTTTGACAAATTTTACCAGTCAAATGATAGAGTTATAAGAATTCAAAAGACTCAAGGATTGGGACTATTTGTAATAAAAAACTTAGTTGATTTCTTACAAGGTTCAATTGAGTTTGATTCAAAAGAGAATGGTACAACTATCTTTGAAATAACTCTTCCAAAACTTTAA